From Candidatus Pedobacter colombiensis, one genomic window encodes:
- a CDS encoding SDR family NAD(P)-dependent oxidoreductase — protein sequence MEHILVTGGAGFIGSHLVDHLIDLGYFVTVVDNLANGKLDNLKNAFESEKFNFINGDILSQESCEKACEGVDYVFHLACLGVRHSLHSPFENHRVNAEGTLNMLQAASVNKVQHFFYISTSEIYGKTTSFPINENSATIPLTVYGSSKLVGEHYAHSYRECFGLNSTVLRIFNNYGPRAHYEGDAGEVIPRSIVRILNNEQPIVFGVGNITRDFYYVKDTAATLASLIPLRDNLIGVTMNIGTGEEISMKELIEQLLLEMDKESLGIRFLPDRPADVPRLWVNNTKFKQLVNYTPKFSFKEGLVNTIKYYSELSVNKNLLSEVKDTNWN from the coding sequence ATGGAACATATACTTGTTACAGGAGGCGCTGGTTTTATAGGATCTCATTTGGTAGATCATTTGATTGACCTTGGCTATTTTGTGACAGTTGTTGATAACTTAGCAAACGGTAAACTGGATAATCTTAAAAATGCGTTTGAAAGTGAAAAATTTAATTTCATTAATGGGGATATTCTTTCTCAGGAAAGTTGTGAAAAGGCTTGTGAAGGGGTAGATTATGTATTTCATTTGGCATGTTTGGGTGTCCGTCATTCTTTGCATAGTCCATTTGAAAACCACAGGGTTAATGCCGAAGGCACATTAAATATGCTACAGGCAGCATCGGTTAATAAAGTTCAGCATTTCTTTTATATTTCAACATCAGAGATTTACGGAAAAACAACTAGTTTTCCCATAAATGAGAATTCGGCTACTATACCACTTACAGTATATGGCTCTTCTAAACTTGTTGGTGAGCATTACGCGCATTCTTATAGAGAATGCTTTGGGCTTAACTCAACTGTTTTAAGGATTTTTAATAATTATGGGCCAAGGGCCCATTATGAAGGAGATGCAGGAGAGGTTATACCACGCTCAATAGTACGGATATTAAATAATGAGCAACCTATAGTTTTTGGTGTTGGTAATATCACAAGGGATTTCTATTATGTAAAAGATACAGCTGCTACTCTGGCATCTCTAATTCCATTAAGGGATAACCTTATAGGTGTTACGATGAATATTGGGACCGGAGAGGAAATTTCAATGAAGGAATTGATTGAACAATTACTTTTGGAAATGGATAAGGAAAGTTTAGGTATAAGATTTTTGCCCGACAGGCCTGCAGATGTTCCGAGGTTATGGGTTAATAACACTAAGTTCAAGCAATTGGTAAATTATACCCCCAAATTTTCCTTCAAAGAGGGATTAGTGAACACAATTAAATATTATAGCGAATTATCGGTAAATAAAAACCTTCTATCGGAGGTAAAAGATACAAATTGGAATTAA
- a CDS encoding DegT/DnrJ/EryC1/StrS family aminotransferase — protein MIPIAKPYLTVEEAQSAYDTILTGWITQGPKVLDFEEKFAKYTNAKYAVAVSNCTTALHLSMIVAGVEKGDEVICPSLSYIASANCIQYVGAIPVFAEVDPLTYNIDVKDVERKITPKTKAVLIVHQIGLPVDIDAFKELCEKYNLKLIEDAACAIGSAYKGEKIGSHSELVCFSFHPRKVITTGDGGMITTNRKDYYDRLKLLRQHGMSINDRVRHESKNVLFEEHVELAYNYRLTDIQAAVGIKQLEKLDDIVSQRREIAFQYLEAFKDIESIRLPYEQDGFFSNYQSFSIYLKDNCLIARNELMQCLLDKGIATRRGVMTIHREVAYHEKCSNLSLPISENASDNSIIIPLFVPMKQEDIDTVILELRNALLGN, from the coding sequence ATGATACCTATAGCAAAACCATATTTAACAGTCGAAGAAGCTCAATCCGCTTACGATACCATTTTAACAGGCTGGATTACTCAGGGGCCAAAAGTTCTGGATTTTGAGGAGAAATTTGCAAAATATACCAATGCAAAGTATGCAGTAGCGGTATCAAATTGTACGACAGCTCTTCACTTATCAATGATTGTAGCGGGAGTGGAAAAGGGAGATGAAGTTATTTGTCCTTCGTTGAGCTATATAGCTTCAGCCAATTGCATTCAATATGTTGGAGCTATACCTGTTTTCGCAGAAGTTGATCCATTAACTTATAATATTGATGTTAAGGATGTTGAACGTAAAATTACTCCTAAAACCAAAGCTGTTTTAATTGTTCATCAAATAGGACTGCCTGTTGATATTGATGCTTTTAAAGAGTTATGCGAAAAGTATAATTTAAAGTTGATTGAAGATGCGGCTTGTGCTATTGGATCGGCTTATAAAGGGGAAAAAATAGGAAGTCATTCCGAACTAGTTTGTTTTTCTTTCCATCCTAGAAAAGTTATTACTACCGGAGATGGGGGTATGATAACTACAAATAGAAAAGATTATTACGATCGCCTTAAATTGTTACGTCAGCATGGAATGTCAATAAATGATCGGGTTAGGCATGAGTCTAAAAATGTTCTTTTTGAAGAACACGTAGAATTAGCGTATAATTATCGGTTAACTGATATTCAAGCCGCTGTAGGAATTAAACAGTTGGAAAAATTAGATGATATTGTTAGTCAAAGGAGAGAAATTGCCTTTCAATATTTAGAAGCCTTTAAGGATATTGAATCAATTAGGCTTCCATATGAACAAGACGGGTTTTTTAGCAACTATCAATCTTTTAGCATTTATTTGAAAGATAATTGCTTGATAGCTCGTAATGAATTAATGCAGTGTTTGCTTGATAAAGGGATTGCAACTAGACGAGGTGTAATGACTATACATAGGGAAGTTGCTTATCATGAAAAATGTAGCAATCTATCTCTCCCCATTTCGGAAAACGCGTCTGATAATAGCATTATTATCCCGCTATTTGTTCCAATGAAACAAGAAGATATTGACACAGTAATACTTGAATTAAGAAACGCTCTGTTAGGGAATTAA
- a CDS encoding DegT/DnrJ/EryC1/StrS family aminotransferase — MIKRLSKSVVGIKEAEAVSKIIVEDGYLGMGAEVGFFEKDIADYLEIPVGNVVCVNTGTSALHLAVESIMERGDEILVPSFTFLASYQAISASGIIPVSCDIYEDTFTLDLEDAEKRITPKTKAIMAVHYASNPANLDNIYNFAKEKGLRVIEDAAHAFGCTYKSKKIGSFGDIVCFSFDGIKNITSGEGGALITSDKEVLSIVKDARLLGIENDSAKRYAGQRSWDFDVKRQGYRYHMSNIFAAIGRVQLNRFEAEFAPKRRKLFAEYRSLLSGNRNIVLQSFLDTSDIIPHIFCIRVLDGKRDDLKQHLESIQIQTGVHYKPNHLLSFYDNSGVKLPVTEKLYGEILTLPLHPELDSADVQEICLIINNYLTNK; from the coding sequence ATGATAAAACGATTGTCAAAATCAGTAGTAGGTATTAAAGAAGCAGAGGCCGTTTCAAAAATAATTGTTGAGGATGGCTATTTGGGCATGGGAGCGGAAGTAGGTTTTTTTGAAAAGGATATAGCAGATTACTTAGAAATTCCAGTGGGAAATGTAGTTTGCGTAAATACGGGAACATCCGCACTGCATCTTGCTGTTGAATCTATAATGGAAAGAGGAGATGAAATTTTAGTCCCCTCGTTTACATTTTTAGCGTCTTATCAAGCTATCTCTGCTTCAGGGATTATTCCAGTTTCATGTGATATATATGAAGATACTTTTACATTGGATTTAGAGGATGCGGAAAAGAGAATAACTCCAAAAACTAAAGCTATAATGGCAGTTCACTACGCCAGTAATCCAGCTAATCTTGATAACATATATAATTTTGCGAAAGAAAAGGGGCTAAGGGTTATTGAAGATGCGGCACATGCTTTTGGCTGTACTTACAAGTCAAAAAAAATCGGTTCTTTTGGTGATATTGTATGCTTTTCTTTTGATGGAATAAAAAACATTACTTCAGGAGAAGGAGGAGCTCTGATTACATCGGATAAAGAAGTTCTTTCAATAGTTAAAGATGCGCGCCTGCTTGGAATAGAAAACGATTCGGCTAAGAGATATGCTGGTCAACGGAGTTGGGACTTTGATGTTAAAAGGCAGGGGTATAGGTATCATATGAGCAATATTTTTGCTGCAATTGGTCGGGTTCAATTAAACAGGTTTGAGGCTGAGTTTGCTCCAAAACGGAGAAAATTATTTGCCGAATATCGCAGCCTACTCTCAGGTAATCGTAATATTGTACTACAAAGTTTCCTTGATACTTCTGATATTATCCCTCATATTTTTTGTATAAGGGTTTTGGATGGAAAAAGAGATGATTTAAAGCAACATCTTGAAAGTATCCAAATACAAACTGGAGTTCATTATAAGCCGAACCACTTGTTATCATTTTATGATAATTCAGGTGTAAAACTACCTGTTACTGAAAAATTATACGGTGAGATCCTTACATTGCCTTTGCACCCTGAATTGGATTCAGCAGATGTACAGGAAATATGCTTAATTATAAATAATTACTTAACTAATAAATGA
- the rfbF gene encoding glucose-1-phosphate cytidylyltransferase, whose amino-acid sequence MKTILLAGGLGTRLSEETTLKPKPMVEIGGMPILWHIMKTYAAYGFNDFAVALGYKGDVIKEFFLNYKLHKSDMIVSLKTGDLKFENDQSEDWTVGLHETGANSMTGGRLLNLKKLFQPGETFMLTYGDGVADIDISKLVDFHKSHGKIATLTAVRPPARFGSILMEDSGHILEFKEKPQVGEGWINGGYFVFDYRVFDYLKDDQTILERDPLENLSKDNELVAYRHDGFWHCMDTIRDRDNLNEIWAEKTAPWKKW is encoded by the coding sequence ATGAAAACAATTTTGTTAGCTGGAGGTCTTGGGACTCGTTTAAGCGAAGAAACTACCTTAAAACCAAAACCAATGGTTGAGATTGGTGGTATGCCTATTTTATGGCATATTATGAAAACTTATGCGGCATATGGTTTTAATGATTTTGCTGTTGCCCTGGGTTATAAAGGAGATGTTATTAAAGAATTTTTCCTCAATTATAAGCTCCATAAAAGCGATATGATCGTCAGTTTGAAAACAGGTGATTTAAAATTTGAAAATGATCAATCAGAGGACTGGACCGTTGGGTTACATGAAACAGGGGCAAATAGTATGACTGGTGGTCGGTTGCTCAATCTTAAAAAACTTTTCCAGCCAGGTGAGACTTTCATGCTTACTTACGGGGATGGTGTAGCAGATATAGACATTTCAAAACTAGTCGATTTTCATAAGTCTCATGGGAAAATCGCTACCTTGACAGCCGTACGGCCACCGGCTCGCTTTGGGTCTATACTGATGGAAGATTCAGGACATATTTTGGAGTTCAAAGAGAAACCTCAGGTTGGAGAGGGATGGATTAATGGAGGGTATTTTGTTTTTGATTATAGGGTGTTTGACTATTTGAAAGATGATCAGACAATTTTAGAAAGAGATCCTTTAGAAAACCTGTCGAAGGATAATGAGTTAGTGGCGTATAGACACGATGGTTTTTGGCACTGCATGGATACAATAAGAGATAGAGATAATTTGAATGAAATTTGGGCTGAAAAGACAGCTCCTTGGAAAAAATGGTAG
- the rfbG gene encoding CDP-glucose 4,6-dehydratase has product MFGEIYKNKKVLITGHTGFKGSWLTTWLLNLEADVAGYSVGLPSSPSHFEELGLDTKIKHYLGDIRDYDSFKKVCDEFRPEFIFHLAAQPLVRESYSDPKETFEVNMLGTLNVLEVIKQMKDVIKVGVIITSDKCYDNVEWVYGYREDDKLGGEDPYSGSKGAAELISKSYMHSFFKSGYPNIATARAGNVIGGGDWAKDRIVPDIVRSWSENITVEIRNPNSTRPWQHVLEPLSGYLCLGAELYNESSSYRNQAFNFGPDSHVNKNVGELLDEMKELWVNSPGWINENVDDGKKESNLLKLSCDKANIMLKWYPTMGFEETIEFTTEWYLNFYQKGLNVFEYTNEQINFYTKKAKEQNILWALK; this is encoded by the coding sequence ATGTTTGGAGAAATATATAAAAATAAAAAAGTATTAATTACAGGTCATACAGGATTTAAAGGATCATGGCTGACAACATGGCTTTTAAATCTTGAAGCTGATGTAGCAGGTTATTCTGTTGGCTTACCTAGCTCACCTTCGCATTTTGAAGAGCTAGGACTTGATACGAAGATTAAGCATTATTTGGGGGATATACGTGATTACGACAGCTTTAAGAAAGTTTGTGATGAATTTAGGCCGGAGTTTATCTTTCATCTTGCCGCTCAACCTCTGGTAAGAGAGTCATATTCGGATCCCAAGGAAACTTTCGAGGTAAACATGTTGGGTACCCTTAATGTTTTGGAAGTCATTAAGCAAATGAAGGATGTCATAAAAGTAGGGGTTATTATTACTAGCGACAAATGTTACGACAATGTAGAATGGGTATATGGTTATCGGGAAGATGATAAATTAGGCGGGGAAGATCCGTATAGTGGATCTAAAGGAGCTGCAGAATTAATCTCTAAGTCTTACATGCATTCTTTTTTTAAATCCGGATATCCTAATATTGCTACGGCGAGAGCTGGTAATGTAATAGGTGGAGGAGATTGGGCTAAAGATAGGATTGTACCAGACATTGTTCGTTCCTGGTCTGAAAATATAACAGTTGAAATCAGGAACCCTAATAGTACCAGACCATGGCAGCATGTTTTAGAGCCTCTAAGCGGATATTTATGTCTGGGAGCGGAATTATATAACGAGAGTTCATCATATCGCAATCAGGCGTTTAATTTTGGGCCTGATTCACATGTTAACAAAAATGTTGGTGAATTACTCGATGAGATGAAAGAACTTTGGGTTAATTCTCCAGGTTGGATTAACGAAAATGTGGATGACGGGAAGAAGGAATCGAATCTGTTAAAGCTTAGCTGTGATAAAGCTAATATCATGTTAAAATGGTATCCTACGATGGGATTTGAAGAAACGATTGAATTTACTACAGAATGGTATTTGAATTTCTATCAAAAAGGTTTAAATGTTTTTGAATATACCAACGAGCAAATAAATTTTTATACAAAAAAGGCGAAGGAACAGAATATTCTCTGGGCATTGAAATAA
- a CDS encoding dTDP-4-dehydrorhamnose 3,5-epimerase family protein: MDKGLTIDGLIISGLKQIRDERGAVFHYLRSTDPSFKGFGEAYYSKINEGVIKGWKLHRSVYQNFCVPYGAIKLVIYDNRAGSVSEGCIDEIILNDDLNYSLLSMPPGLWYSFKCVSKNFALLANIIDQTHFYGESENLPLDTSLIKYDWSK, translated from the coding sequence ATGGATAAAGGATTGACAATTGACGGTTTAATCATTTCCGGTTTAAAACAGATTCGTGACGAACGGGGAGCTGTATTTCATTACTTGCGATCGACGGACCCTTCTTTTAAAGGCTTTGGAGAAGCCTATTATTCTAAAATAAATGAAGGCGTTATTAAGGGATGGAAGTTGCATAGAAGCGTGTATCAAAATTTTTGCGTACCGTATGGCGCGATAAAATTAGTGATATATGACAATAGGGCAGGGTCGGTTAGCGAGGGTTGTATAGATGAAATTATTTTGAACGATGATTTAAATTATTCTCTTTTAAGCATGCCTCCTGGTCTGTGGTATAGTTTTAAATGTGTATCTAAGAATTTTGCTTTATTGGCAAATATAATTGACCAAACTCATTTTTATGGAGAATCAGAGAATTTACCTCTGGATACAAGTTTAATAAAATATGACTGGAGTAAATAA
- a CDS encoding glycosyltransferase family A protein, whose translation MTGVNNKLPLVSVIINCYNGEEYLKEAIDSVFSQTYTNWEIIFWDNCSTDYSAQIATSYGEKLKYYKAEENKPLGQARNYAVEKAEGKYICFIDCDDIWLNDKLEMQVDLMERNPQYILCYGSIEEVFLNGQHFRNVLNKYDSGFILDQLLFQYDVNILTSMISMPLLRESGLKFDSEITASEEYCLFMQLASIYEIGVIKAILAKYRVHENSLTSKSLHKLGYERRYTLNRILKNNPELLSEHKKGFQEAYARANYYDTRWLISSNQKFKAFKMMVPTSFVSKSYFALTLLTLTPKRLWDLVHLKFRNRT comes from the coding sequence ATGACTGGAGTAAATAACAAATTACCATTGGTTAGCGTAATTATTAATTGTTACAATGGCGAAGAATATTTAAAGGAAGCAATTGATTCTGTATTTTCTCAAACTTATACTAACTGGGAAATTATTTTTTGGGATAATTGTTCGACGGATTATAGTGCCCAAATCGCAACCTCCTATGGAGAAAAGCTAAAATACTATAAGGCAGAAGAGAACAAACCACTTGGACAAGCGAGAAATTATGCTGTCGAAAAGGCAGAGGGGAAATATATATGCTTTATTGACTGTGATGATATATGGTTAAATGATAAATTGGAAATGCAGGTTGATCTGATGGAAAGGAATCCACAATACATATTATGCTACGGTAGTATTGAGGAAGTTTTTTTAAATGGTCAGCATTTCAGAAATGTATTAAATAAATATGATAGCGGCTTTATTTTAGATCAATTACTCTTTCAATATGATGTGAATATATTAACAAGTATGATTAGTATGCCTCTATTAAGGGAGTCTGGACTGAAATTTGATTCCGAAATAACTGCTTCAGAGGAATACTGCTTATTTATGCAACTTGCAAGTATTTATGAAATAGGTGTTATAAAAGCGATTTTGGCCAAGTATAGGGTACATGAAAATTCTCTGACATCAAAAAGTCTGCACAAGCTTGGTTATGAAAGACGCTATACCTTAAATCGAATTCTTAAAAATAACCCTGAATTACTATCGGAACATAAAAAAGGCTTTCAGGAGGCCTATGCCCGGGCAAATTACTACGATACACGGTGGCTGATTTCTAGCAACCAGAAGTTTAAAGCTTTTAAAATGATGGTGCCAACAAGTTTTGTTAGTAAGAGTTATTTTGCTCTAACTCTTTTAACTTTAACGCCCAAACGTTTATGGGATTTAGTTCATTTAAAATTTAGGAACAGAACGTGA
- a CDS encoding O-antigen ligase encodes MGRKGYFSNFKIDLANPTIIYTLLWIFSFILYSLEFTNNIIGLNEKTIVLISGSVLSIWMIYLYMSIQGLFGSNVVSNLKMPFPQKNPASKIDYFKNIIRILTTIWLIFTFFEIVYFKGIPLISVVILGQYDLDYKAFGLPTVHGFLNACYLTIVSSYAILYYSEKRRKYLLYIVVFLLWPVLLMSRALILWALIEVFCIYLIFFKLNLTRILKTVGYVFAFIYIFGFIGDNRGEVSETKFTDNFIKDEYKDVSDYIPTGFVWVYLYLTTPINNIVWNIDKVEPKYNLRYTTASLIPSVIRDRIYVQEDEKYSVELYDEAFNVSSYFANYLKDFGIYGALIIGGIIQVIILRFFFSARQFEIGSMLAFSCLFYALALCVFTDFFFSLVTVFQVLLGLFINYLLYSKTKKKIYAQK; translated from the coding sequence ATGGGACGAAAGGGTTATTTTTCAAATTTTAAGATTGATTTAGCGAATCCCACAATAATATATACATTATTGTGGATATTTAGCTTTATCCTTTATTCTTTAGAGTTTACTAATAACATTATTGGACTAAATGAAAAGACTATAGTATTAATATCTGGTTCTGTTCTAAGTATATGGATGATTTATCTTTACATGTCTATACAAGGATTATTTGGATCTAATGTTGTAAGCAACTTAAAAATGCCCTTCCCGCAAAAAAATCCGGCTTCCAAGATTGATTATTTTAAAAATATTATCCGAATACTTACAACAATATGGCTCATTTTTACTTTTTTTGAAATAGTTTATTTTAAAGGTATTCCATTAATATCAGTTGTTATATTAGGCCAATATGATTTAGATTATAAAGCGTTTGGATTGCCAACAGTACATGGATTTTTAAACGCTTGTTATTTAACAATTGTATCTTCTTATGCAATCCTCTATTATAGCGAAAAGAGAAGAAAATACCTGCTTTATATAGTAGTTTTTTTGCTATGGCCAGTTCTGTTAATGTCGAGAGCTCTAATACTTTGGGCCTTGATAGAAGTTTTTTGTATTTATTTGATTTTTTTTAAGTTAAACCTTACAAGGATTTTAAAAACAGTAGGTTATGTATTTGCTTTTATATACATATTTGGCTTTATAGGAGATAACAGGGGAGAAGTCTCCGAAACTAAATTTACTGACAATTTCATAAAGGATGAGTATAAAGATGTCTCTGATTATATCCCAACGGGATTTGTTTGGGTATATTTGTATTTAACGACACCAATTAACAACATCGTTTGGAATATAGATAAAGTTGAACCTAAGTATAATTTAAGATATACAACTGCGAGCTTAATCCCTTCTGTGATCCGGGATCGAATCTATGTGCAGGAAGACGAAAAATATTCAGTTGAATTGTATGATGAAGCTTTTAACGTGTCAAGTTACTTTGCTAATTATTTAAAAGATTTTGGAATATACGGTGCATTAATAATAGGTGGAATTATTCAGGTCATCATATTGAGATTTTTTTTTTCTGCACGCCAATTTGAAATTGGAAGTATGTTGGCTTTTTCATGTTTGTTTTATGCGCTTGCCTTGTGCGTATTTACAGACTTCTTTTTTAGCTTAGTGACGGTTTTTCAAGTGTTATTAGGCCTATTTATTAATTATTTGTTATATAGTAAAACAAAGAAAAAAATATATGCTCAAAAATAA
- a CDS encoding polysaccharide biosynthesis protein: MLKNKILLITGGTGSFGNAVLSRFLNTDHFKEIRIFSRDEKKQHDMRVALNNPKLKFYIGDVRDYTSIEQAMRGVDYVFHAAALKQVPSCEFFPLEATKTNVFGTQNVIDAAVVNKVTKVICLSTDKAAYPINAMGISKALMEKVAIAASRNITANATTVCLTRYGNVMASRGSVIPLFLQQIKSGESITITDPRMTRFLMSLDEAVDLVLFAFEHGGQGDLFVNKAPAGTIGDLAQALKELCGSTNEIKIIGTRHGEKLYETLCTREEMLKAEDMGEFYRIPADNRDLNYNQYFSEGEQDMSKVEDYHSHNTQQKDIEGMKLLLTKLPYIRKEIFGEIDVNQYFG; the protein is encoded by the coding sequence ATGCTCAAAAATAAAATTCTATTAATTACCGGAGGTACTGGGTCTTTTGGAAATGCGGTTTTAAGTAGATTCCTGAATACCGATCATTTTAAAGAAATTCGAATTTTTTCAAGAGATGAAAAAAAACAGCATGACATGCGTGTGGCTCTTAATAATCCTAAATTGAAATTTTATATTGGTGATGTTAGGGATTATACCAGTATTGAGCAGGCAATGCGTGGTGTGGATTATGTTTTTCATGCGGCAGCATTAAAACAAGTTCCATCTTGTGAATTCTTTCCCTTAGAAGCGACTAAAACAAACGTTTTTGGAACTCAAAACGTTATAGATGCAGCCGTAGTTAATAAGGTGACTAAAGTGATTTGCTTAAGTACTGACAAGGCCGCATATCCTATTAATGCCATGGGAATTTCAAAAGCACTAATGGAAAAAGTTGCTATTGCCGCTTCGAGAAATATTACTGCTAATGCTACAACGGTATGTCTTACACGATATGGAAATGTAATGGCTTCGAGAGGATCTGTTATTCCATTATTTTTACAGCAAATAAAAAGCGGGGAAAGCATTACAATTACAGATCCTCGAATGACTAGATTCTTAATGTCACTGGACGAAGCTGTAGATCTCGTTCTATTTGCATTTGAACATGGTGGGCAAGGAGATTTATTTGTAAATAAAGCTCCTGCCGGAACGATTGGAGATTTAGCTCAAGCTTTAAAAGAACTTTGTGGATCAACTAACGAAATTAAAATTATTGGTACCCGTCATGGTGAAAAATTATATGAAACATTATGCACCAGGGAGGAAATGCTTAAAGCGGAAGATATGGGAGAGTTTTACCGTATTCCTGCCGATAATAGGGATTTAAACTATAATCAATATTTTTCAGAAGGAGAACAGGATATGTCCAAAGTTGAAGACTATCATTCGCACAATACCCAGCAAAAGGACATTGAGGGTATGAAACTGTTGCTTACTAAATTACCATATATTAGAAAGGAAATTTTCGGGGAAATAGATGTTAATCAATATTTCGGATAG
- the wecB gene encoding UDP-N-acetylglucosamine 2-epimerase (non-hydrolyzing), producing MKKIKVATIVGTRPEIIRLAECIKKCDSFFDHILIHTGQNYDYELNEIFFEDLELRKPDYFLDVAGKHLGETIGNVIAKSYEVLKDEMPDALLVLGDTNSVLCTISAKRLKIPIFHMEAGNRCFDQNVPEEINRKISDHISDINLTYTEHSRRYLLSEGFRKDHVFVTGSPLREVLSRYTIQIESSDVLNKLSLQKGKYIVVSAHREENIDLKDHFEALANSLNMVAEKYQMSVIFSTHPRTQKRIREKNIKFNKLIFNVAPLGFFDYVRLQQDSFIVLSDSGTISEESAMMNFPAISIRTSTERPEAIDAGTIVLGGITPDQILQSIELVKGTQHDQPDLPWEYKVINTSDRVVRAIQSYTSIVNRVTWNK from the coding sequence ATGAAAAAAATAAAAGTAGCAACCATAGTGGGCACAAGACCTGAAATAATCAGGTTAGCTGAGTGTATTAAAAAGTGTGATTCTTTTTTCGATCACATTTTAATACATACTGGTCAAAACTATGATTATGAGCTCAATGAAATATTTTTTGAGGATTTGGAGTTAAGAAAACCAGATTACTTTTTGGATGTTGCTGGGAAACATCTTGGTGAAACGATTGGGAATGTTATAGCAAAATCATATGAGGTGCTTAAAGATGAGATGCCAGATGCCCTGCTCGTATTGGGGGATACAAATAGTGTTTTATGCACAATATCTGCAAAGCGCTTAAAAATTCCAATATTTCATATGGAGGCTGGGAATAGGTGTTTTGATCAAAATGTACCTGAGGAGATTAATAGAAAAATTTCTGATCATATTAGTGACATCAATTTAACGTATACTGAACATAGTCGACGATATCTTTTAAGTGAAGGTTTCAGAAAAGATCATGTTTTCGTAACAGGATCTCCATTAAGAGAAGTATTGTCTAGGTATACTATCCAGATTGAATCTTCTGATGTTTTGAATAAATTATCCTTGCAAAAGGGTAAGTACATTGTGGTCAGTGCTCATCGCGAGGAAAATATTGATCTTAAAGACCATTTTGAAGCCCTTGCTAATAGTTTGAATATGGTCGCCGAAAAATATCAAATGTCGGTAATTTTTTCTACCCATCCAAGGACTCAAAAAAGAATTCGGGAAAAAAATATTAAGTTTAATAAATTGATCTTTAATGTGGCACCATTAGGTTTTTTTGACTATGTGAGACTTCAACAAGATTCTTTTATAGTTCTATCAGATAGCGGAACAATAAGTGAAGAGTCTGCAATGATGAATTTCCCTGCCATTAGTATTAGGACCAGCACAGAGCGGCCAGAGGCCATTGACGCAGGGACAATTGTGCTTGGCGGTATTACACCTGACCAGATTTTACAATCAATCGAGCTTGTAAAGGGAACTCAGCATGATCAACCCGACCTGCCATGGGAATACAAAGTGATAAATACATCTGACCGAGTGGTTAGAGCCATTCAAAGTTATACCTCAATTGTCAACCGCGTTACATGGAACAAGTGA